The DNA region GCAAAGAATCCTGAAATGGAACTAGCACctgagaagaaaaaggaagcaacAAGATATTaatcaaagcaaaaacataagataaatattttctGGGAATGAAAGCAAATTACTTAAACAGAAACATAGCTTGAAAGACTTAATAAAATTCCTATTTGTGCAAGAAACTGCAAAATTTTACTCTTTGCACGTGACCctaaagagaggaagagagcaTCAAGAAGGCTCCTTGGAACCTCAAAAATCATAGGCTAAATAGTTAAGATAGCCAACTAAATTTCACAGTTCTGGCATATTATAATATGAATGTAAAATTCTCCCTAATATTCGAaccccaaattttttacaaTATCATATGTTTACCTCCAAAAGAAGTGGGGTTGTTAAATAAGTAGTCCACAGtacaattataaattaaaattccaACCATCCCGGGTATTCTGCCGTGAAACAAATgccaaataacaaaattaaactttttaacatgaacCAAATATCTATATTTCTTCCAAAGAATCTCACCTACAACTGTGGCAGTTTCACCAAAACCAAGGGAATCCCTGAACAACTCAACACTTTGATCATAAGAGGCTAGCATTCCCATGTTCAATGCCATTGCTCTCACTACAGTAGGCCCTGCACCTTTCCAGAGTGCCAAAACTCCCTCATCTCCAACAATACGATAGAGCGCATGGAAGGCATTTTTGTAATGTCGGCGCTGGGCTGCAGGCAAAGTGGCATCTGCCTGCATACGGATAAGTGCTAAATCTGCTGGACTACCAACAGATGCTCCAATAGCACCAGCAGTAAGCCCACACAAAGCTTTCTGGTATAGAGGTAGGGGCTTCCCATCATTGGCTTCAATTGCTTTATTCGTCAAAATCCTACAAGAAACAAAGGGTAACTTATTAATACATGAAAAGGATAATAtagaacataaataaataaaataggtacaatttcaaaatttgaaccaCTTAAGAAGATCCAGATTGACAAGACCAAATGTTCTAAAATAATGCAATTGGACCAATTACAAAACTTTTTAATACATCAATAGTAAATGTTAACAAAAACTTACTTGAATGATCCAAGTCGTGCTGTGGTATATGTAGCTTGTCTGAGCAGTCCAGCAGATAGCCCCTGCTCAAAATAATGCAATTAGACCAATTAATGcgctttcatttatttatttgctctttttcttttgttggggtggggttggggttggggttggggAGGACAAAGTTCAGGTGGCAATGCATAGCTACAATCTAAATCAAACAAGT from Corylus avellana chromosome ca10, CavTom2PMs-1.0 includes:
- the LOC132163728 gene encoding mitochondrial dicarboxylate/tricarboxylate transporter DTC — protein: MGDQKKSKATGVWPTVKPFVNGGVSGMLATCVIQPIDMIKVRIQLGQGSASQVAKNMLKEEGFGAFYKGLSAGLLRQATYTTARLGSFKILTNKAIEANDGKPLPLYQKALCGLTAGAIGASVGSPADLALIRMQADATLPAAQRRHYKNAFHALYRIVGDEGVLALWKGAGPTVVRAMALNMGMLASYDQSVELFRDSLGFGETATVVGASSISGFFAAACSLPFDYVKTQIQKMQPDAEGKLPYSGSLDCTLKTLKAGGPFKFYTGFPVYCVRIAPHVMMTWIFLNQIQKLEKSVGL